A single window of Candidatus Chlorobium masyuteum DNA harbors:
- a CDS encoding pyridoxal phosphate-dependent aminotransferase produces MALTLSERHGCVMQSEIRNMSNECRRVGGINLSQGVCDTPVPDIVQEGAREAIREGVNTYTHYAGLLTLREAVAQKQKRFSGINVDPESEIIVSAGATGALYCAFQALLNPGDEVILFEPFYGYHVSTLQASEAVPVYLPLRLPDWSFSTHDLEHLVTPRTKGIIVNTPANPSGKVFTTEELELIALFAERYDLFVFTDEIYEHFLYGGRTHHSFSALPGMKERTITVSGASKTFSVTGWRIGYALCDARWAQAIGYFNDLVYVCAPAPLQIGVAKGLLELGDDYYRALSVEYEAKRDLFCRALTRAGLVPSIPDGAYYVLADVSRIPGKSAKERAMHILRKSGVASVPASAFYHDGRGESMVRFCFAKEDAVLEEAGHRLQILA; encoded by the coding sequence ATGGCTCTTACCCTAAGCGAGCGTCACGGATGCGTGATGCAATCGGAAATCCGCAATATGTCGAATGAGTGCCGTCGCGTCGGCGGCATCAATCTTTCGCAGGGAGTCTGTGATACTCCTGTACCTGATATCGTTCAGGAGGGTGCACGGGAGGCGATCCGGGAGGGGGTGAATACCTATACCCACTATGCCGGTCTGTTGACTCTCCGGGAGGCTGTTGCCCAGAAGCAGAAACGATTTTCCGGAATCAATGTCGATCCCGAGTCGGAAATTATTGTCAGTGCCGGTGCGACGGGGGCGCTTTATTGTGCGTTTCAGGCCCTGTTGAACCCCGGAGATGAGGTGATTCTTTTTGAGCCCTTCTACGGCTATCATGTCAGCACGCTGCAGGCGTCGGAAGCCGTACCGGTCTATCTTCCTCTTCGTCTTCCCGACTGGTCGTTCAGCACTCATGACCTGGAGCATCTGGTGACGCCGCGAACGAAAGGGATCATTGTCAATACGCCGGCCAACCCCTCCGGAAAGGTCTTTACCACTGAAGAGCTTGAGCTGATCGCTCTGTTTGCGGAGCGTTATGATCTGTTTGTCTTTACTGATGAGATATACGAGCATTTTCTCTATGGCGGCCGGACTCACCACTCATTTTCCGCCCTCCCGGGCATGAAGGAGAGGACCATTACGGTATCGGGTGCATCAAAAACCTTCAGCGTCACCGGCTGGAGGATCGGCTATGCTCTCTGTGATGCGCGCTGGGCACAGGCTATCGGCTACTTCAATGATCTTGTCTACGTCTGTGCACCTGCTCCTCTCCAGATCGGCGTTGCAAAAGGATTGCTTGAGCTTGGTGACGACTATTACCGGGCACTTTCCGTTGAATATGAAGCGAAGCGGGACCTCTTCTGCCGTGCCCTTACACGGGCAGGGCTTGTGCCCTCCATTCCCGATGGCGCCTATTATGTGCTTGCCGATGTATCCCGTATACCCGGCAAGAGTGCCAAAGAGCGGGCCATGCACATCCTCCGGAAGAGCGGGGTCGCCAGCGTGCCTGCCAGTGCATTCTATCATGATGGCCGTGGCGAGTCGATGGTTCGCTTCTGTTTTGCCAAAGAGGATGCTGTACTGGAGGAGGCAGGCCATCGCCTTCAGATCCTGGCCTGA
- a CDS encoding CPXCG motif-containing cysteine-rich protein yields MNIVERVSVACPYCGELMELQVDCSEGDQEFQEDCPVCCKPVTVSVAFSDKGITSVEARPEE; encoded by the coding sequence ATGAATATTGTTGAAAGGGTATCCGTAGCCTGTCCTTACTGCGGAGAGCTTATGGAGCTTCAGGTTGATTGCTCGGAAGGGGATCAGGAGTTTCAGGAGGATTGTCCGGTTTGCTGCAAACCGGTCACCGTTTCGGTGGCATTTTCGGATAAAGGAATTACATCGGTGGAGGCCAGACCGGAAGAGTAG
- a CDS encoding zinc ribbon domain-containing protein, with translation MDHTKINLLVRLQHLDNQIESIVSLQKGLPEEITALDEDLAFTNRQIESRKKVADDHLKLRQKLHETINECKDKIRSFKEKQTLARNNKEYDALSKQIEYEEKEIAQAEIQLQDIAHAEQRAQEIQQKGRQLITENRYDEISEEMMPDDILQQQLEDLTRQLEQKREELEGIVIETAEDVDSLKKKVAAQRALITKEARRLLDKYDHLRSGTLQNAVVRLNRNACSGCNTRVPTNRHTMIVQGGFYLCESCGRIVVHERLFEEAEL, from the coding sequence GTGGATCATACCAAAATAAACCTTCTTGTCAGGCTACAGCATCTTGACAACCAGATAGAAAGCATCGTCAGCCTTCAGAAAGGTCTCCCGGAGGAGATAACCGCACTTGATGAAGACCTGGCCTTTACCAATCGCCAGATCGAGTCACGCAAAAAAGTTGCCGATGATCACCTGAAACTGCGTCAGAAGCTCCATGAAACCATCAACGAGTGCAAGGACAAAATCAGATCCTTCAAGGAGAAGCAGACACTCGCCCGCAATAACAAGGAGTATGATGCACTTTCCAAGCAGATTGAATATGAAGAGAAGGAGATAGCCCAGGCGGAAATCCAGCTTCAGGACATTGCTCATGCAGAACAGCGTGCACAGGAGATTCAGCAGAAAGGCCGTCAGCTTATCACCGAGAACCGCTATGACGAAATTTCAGAAGAGATGATGCCGGACGATATTCTCCAGCAGCAGCTTGAAGATCTTACCCGGCAGCTCGAACAGAAAAGAGAGGAGCTGGAGGGAATTGTTATTGAAACCGCCGAGGATGTTGACTCCCTGAAGAAAAAGGTTGCTGCTCAGCGTGCACTTATTACCAAAGAGGCCAGACGCCTGCTTGATAAATATGACCATCTCAGAAGCGGCACCCTGCAGAATGCAGTCGTCAGGCTGAACAGAAATGCCTGTTCAGGATGTAATACCAGGGTTCCGACCAACCGTCACACCATGATTGTGCAGGGTGGCTTCTATCTTTGCGAGTCATGCGGCCGGATTGTAGTCCATGAGCGCCTTTTTGAAGAAGCCGAGTTGTAA
- the rpmG gene encoding 50S ribosomal protein L33 translates to MAKGKENRIVITLECTEAKKEGKTVSRYTTTKNKKNTTDRLILKKYNPNLQRHTLHKEIK, encoded by the coding sequence ATGGCAAAAGGAAAGGAAAACAGAATCGTTATCACCCTTGAGTGCACTGAAGCAAAAAAGGAAGGAAAAACGGTTTCACGATATACAACCACAAAAAACAAGAAAAATACGACTGATCGTCTTATCTTGAAGAAGTACAATCCCAACCTGCAGCGTCATACCCTGCACAAGGAGATCAAGTAA
- the lysA gene encoding diaminopimelate decarboxylase, translating to MLDSNLIHYNGRTLSCDGISLEKLADTFGTPLFVTAAKSLAGSYRAFEHAFADLPHFTCYSVKANYNLSVIRTFAELGCGCDVNSGGELFRALKAGVAAEKIIFAGVGKKPEEIAYALKSGVLMLKAESLSELRAINRIAGELEVTANIAIRINPNVTAETHPYITTGDSKEKFGIDEGELPAVFALLPQLQNLRLIGLDMHIGSQIFDPEYYVAATTKLLDIFSATKEMGFGVAYLDIGGGFPVTYDPLKPATPIAHFAEKLIPMLKPAGVTVIFEPGRSFVANASVLLTRILYKKRNHTGKEFFVVDAGMTELIRPALYQAHHEILAVTSHEQSVVADVVGPVCESSDFFARHREIDAAEEGELLAVMSAGAYAAVMGSNYNGRLRPAEVLVNGSEVKLIRKRETYEQLIQNELL from the coding sequence GTGCTCGACAGTAATCTAATTCACTATAACGGCAGAACGCTCTCCTGTGACGGGATCTCACTTGAAAAGCTTGCCGACACCTTTGGAACCCCTCTTTTTGTGACCGCGGCAAAGAGTCTTGCCGGAAGTTACAGGGCTTTCGAGCATGCGTTTGCCGATTTGCCGCATTTTACCTGCTATTCAGTCAAAGCCAACTATAATCTGTCGGTTATCAGAACATTTGCTGAACTCGGTTGCGGATGTGATGTCAATTCAGGAGGAGAACTCTTCCGTGCCCTCAAGGCTGGGGTGGCAGCTGAAAAAATCATCTTTGCCGGAGTCGGCAAGAAACCTGAAGAGATTGCCTACGCACTCAAAAGCGGGGTGCTTATGCTCAAGGCAGAGTCGCTTTCAGAACTTCGCGCCATCAATCGTATTGCCGGGGAGCTTGAAGTCACCGCGAACATCGCAATCAGAATCAATCCAAATGTCACGGCCGAAACACACCCGTACATCACTACCGGTGACAGCAAGGAGAAGTTCGGTATTGATGAAGGGGAGCTTCCTGCAGTTTTTGCGTTGCTTCCCCAGCTGCAGAATCTCCGTCTGATCGGGCTGGATATGCATATAGGATCGCAGATATTTGATCCGGAATACTATGTGGCGGCAACCACCAAGCTGCTCGATATCTTCAGCGCCACAAAGGAGATGGGTTTCGGGGTTGCATATCTCGATATAGGCGGAGGGTTTCCGGTGACCTACGATCCGCTTAAACCGGCCACACCGATTGCTCATTTCGCCGAAAAGCTTATTCCGATGCTCAAGCCTGCCGGTGTTACGGTTATTTTTGAGCCCGGCCGCTCTTTTGTTGCCAATGCATCAGTACTGCTGACCAGGATTCTCTATAAAAAGCGGAATCATACCGGCAAGGAGTTTTTTGTTGTTGATGCGGGAATGACCGAGCTGATCCGGCCGGCGCTCTATCAGGCTCACCATGAAATTCTTGCCGTGACCAGTCATGAACAATCTGTTGTTGCCGATGTGGTCGGGCCGGTCTGCGAGTCAAGCGACTTTTTTGCCCGCCATCGTGAAATTGATGCGGCTGAAGAGGGAGAGCTGCTTGCAGTGATGTCCGCCGGTGCCTATGCCGCCGTTATGGGCAGCAACTACAATGGCCGGCTGCGTCCTGCGGAGGTTCTTGTCAATGGAAGCGAGGTGAAGCTGATCCGGAAACGTGAGACCTATGAACAGCTCATCCAGAATGAACTGCTCTGA
- the metF gene encoding methylenetetrahydrofolate reductase [NAD(P)H] — MLVKDILDAALKPVFSFEFFPPKKDEEWETLFKTIAALSPLNPSYVSVTYGAGGSTRSRTHDLVTKIQRETGLTVVSHLTCICSDREETGSILQNYRDNGINNVLALRGDKPAGTATLAEAIKDFPHAIDLIRFIKTNYPDIGVGVAGFPEGHPETPNRLQEIDYLKEKIDAGADYIVTQLFFDNRDFFDFVERCTIAGITVPIIPGIMPITTRKGMIRMSELALGARVPAPLMKKVLNASDDAGVASVGIEWATMQVQELIDNHIKGVHFYTLNMADATLRIFNNLHQ, encoded by the coding sequence ATGCTGGTCAAAGATATTCTGGACGCTGCCCTGAAACCTGTATTCAGCTTTGAGTTCTTTCCTCCAAAAAAAGACGAAGAGTGGGAAACCCTTTTCAAAACCATTGCCGCACTCTCGCCGCTCAACCCCTCCTATGTTAGCGTGACCTATGGAGCCGGAGGTTCGACCCGTTCGAGAACCCATGATCTGGTTACAAAAATCCAGCGTGAAACCGGCCTGACCGTTGTCTCCCATCTTACCTGCATCTGTTCGGACAGGGAGGAGACCGGATCGATCCTGCAGAACTACCGCGATAACGGCATCAACAATGTACTGGCCCTGCGGGGAGACAAACCTGCCGGGACGGCGACACTTGCTGAAGCAATCAAGGATTTTCCCCATGCCATCGACCTGATCCGTTTCATCAAAACAAACTATCCGGATATCGGTGTCGGCGTTGCAGGATTTCCTGAAGGTCATCCTGAAACACCCAACCGGCTGCAGGAGATCGACTATCTGAAAGAGAAGATTGATGCCGGAGCCGACTATATTGTTACCCAGCTCTTTTTTGACAACCGCGACTTTTTTGATTTTGTTGAACGCTGCACCATTGCAGGTATTACGGTACCCATTATTCCGGGAATCATGCCCATTACAACACGCAAGGGTATGATCAGGATGTCGGAACTGGCACTTGGAGCAAGAGTTCCTGCTCCCCTCATGAAAAAGGTACTGAATGCTTCGGATGACGCCGGGGTGGCATCAGTTGGTATTGAATGGGCCACCATGCAGGTGCAGGAGCTGATCGACAACCACATCAAGGGTGTGCATTTCTACACCCTCAACATGGCTGACGCGACCCTCAGAATATTCAACAACCTTCACCAGTAA
- a CDS encoding ComEC/Rec2 family competence protein: MKNIQKPGQSERICLAPYPALRLLLGVIPGILAGVYLPFPLEVWIIVCAIALFTLLGGLLYETIKKRGPFPLFITTLSYTLFVFFSFAACSDFRMHYAPRNGLLSFTGKSLILSGRVATRPATGEHGTGWIMDVEEVFAGGRTIKLRDRVKVFMRSGGDTRSTISYGDMVRVKGQLELIAPAANRGEYDPRRAARMKQVSVQLYCAGPWMVQHEGAPQLNGFERFIVKPVADYIMKSIEELIPPGEERQLAAGVLTGEKEYLPEELFEAFRITGTAHILAVSGLNVGLLVLAIHISLQRLKVTTAGRWVSFLLAVFILLVYSHVTGNSASVKRAAIMTAVLIGGETLGRKTFSMNSLALSDVLILLFDPLDLLSPGFLMTNSAVASILLLFPRFTPTNGRGGGAFQAAGRLLFSGFAVTLAAVIGVAPVIAFYFGTFSLIGLLANIPVVLFSTLLMYALVPMLVVNLLSGYAASFFAESAVLFARLTLESALVFSRVPFASLSWKPDLPEVALYYLMLFSALFFFTRKAWGRLAISVLLGANLLFWYSFTVHIRPVAPLLLTVNLGRNLVTVFSVGGKTLLIDAGRSASSFKRITQQLELYGHAAPDAAVQFYTPDSLVSRLPVQHHMLEAEKLLALPAMLIMRPREKVLKIQSRQSSLLVVSGSSRLQESELYKADYVLLWVYRFAEKQQQEIRSWLNYARPKQCILIPGSFLSRTDLAALNRFAAAHPGLEVRSKSRQVVIR, translated from the coding sequence GTGAAAAATATACAGAAGCCGGGGCAGTCAGAGCGCATCTGCCTGGCACCATATCCGGCTCTCCGGTTGCTTCTCGGCGTTATTCCGGGCATTCTTGCGGGAGTCTATCTGCCCTTTCCTCTTGAGGTATGGATTATCGTATGCGCAATCGCGCTTTTTACGCTCCTTGGCGGGCTCCTGTATGAGACAATCAAAAAGAGGGGCCCATTTCCTCTTTTCATCACGACGCTCAGCTATACCCTGTTTGTCTTTTTCTCATTTGCCGCCTGCAGTGACTTCCGTATGCATTATGCTCCCCGAAACGGTCTGCTCTCATTTACCGGCAAATCGCTGATCCTCTCCGGGCGTGTCGCCACTCGTCCGGCTACCGGTGAACATGGCACAGGCTGGATCATGGATGTGGAAGAGGTGTTTGCCGGCGGAAGAACCATAAAGCTCCGTGACAGGGTAAAGGTCTTTATGCGAAGCGGCGGTGATACCAGGAGTACTATTAGTTACGGAGATATGGTTCGGGTCAAGGGGCAGCTTGAGCTGATTGCCCCGGCCGCAAACAGGGGGGAGTATGATCCGCGAAGAGCGGCCCGCATGAAGCAGGTTTCAGTGCAGCTCTACTGTGCAGGCCCATGGATGGTGCAGCATGAAGGGGCGCCACAACTCAACGGTTTTGAGCGCTTCATTGTCAAACCGGTCGCGGATTATATCATGAAAAGTATTGAGGAGCTGATTCCCCCCGGTGAGGAGCGCCAGCTTGCAGCAGGAGTGCTTACCGGTGAAAAGGAGTACCTTCCTGAAGAGCTGTTCGAGGCATTCAGAATTACCGGTACGGCGCATATTCTTGCCGTATCCGGTCTCAATGTCGGGTTGCTTGTTCTTGCCATCCACATCTCGCTGCAGCGCCTGAAAGTCACTACTGCGGGGCGGTGGGTATCGTTTCTGCTTGCCGTGTTTATTCTGCTGGTTTACAGTCATGTTACCGGTAACTCGGCTTCCGTCAAACGTGCAGCAATCATGACGGCGGTGCTCATCGGCGGCGAGACGCTTGGAAGAAAAACGTTCTCCATGAACTCGCTTGCGCTTTCAGACGTTCTGATTCTTCTGTTTGACCCTCTTGATCTTCTCAGCCCCGGTTTTTTGATGACCAACAGCGCCGTTGCCTCAATTCTTCTGCTTTTTCCCCGTTTCACTCCGACGAACGGGCGTGGAGGGGGAGCTTTTCAGGCTGCAGGGCGTCTCCTGTTCTCCGGTTTTGCCGTTACGCTTGCAGCTGTTATCGGTGTCGCTCCGGTGATTGCCTTCTACTTCGGCACCTTTTCCCTGATCGGGCTTCTTGCCAATATTCCCGTGGTACTCTTCTCCACCCTTCTGATGTATGCACTTGTACCCATGCTGGTTGTAAACCTTCTCTCAGGGTACGCGGCCTCTTTTTTTGCTGAAAGCGCGGTTCTTTTTGCCCGGCTGACGCTCGAATCCGCGCTGGTTTTCAGCCGGGTACCTTTTGCTTCACTATCCTGGAAGCCGGATCTGCCGGAAGTTGCTCTCTACTACCTGATGCTCTTTTCCGCCCTCTTTTTTTTCACTCGAAAAGCGTGGGGCAGGCTTGCGATTTCAGTGCTTCTCGGGGCAAACCTGCTCTTCTGGTACTCATTTACCGTTCATATCCGTCCGGTTGCCCCCTTGCTTTTGACGGTTAATCTTGGCCGTAATCTGGTCACTGTTTTTTCCGTTGGCGGCAAAACCCTGCTCATTGATGCAGGGCGGAGTGCGAGCAGCTTCAAGCGTATCACGCAACAGCTTGAGCTCTATGGCCATGCCGCACCTGATGCAGCGGTTCAGTTTTACACCCCCGACTCGCTTGTATCGCGCCTCCCTGTTCAGCATCACATGCTTGAGGCGGAGAAGCTGCTTGCTCTTCCCGCCATGCTCATCATGCGCCCCCGGGAGAAGGTTCTGAAAATCCAGAGCAGACAGAGTTCACTCCTTGTTGTATCAGGCTCAAGCCGGTTGCAGGAATCGGAACTCTACAAGGCGGATTATGTTCTTCTCTGGGTCTATCGTTTTGCTGAAAAACAGCAGCAAGAGATTCGCTCGTGGCTCAACTACGCCCGGCCGAAACAGTGCATTCTGATTCCCGGCTCCTTTCTCTCCCGCACAGATCTTGCCGCTCTCAACCGGTTTGCCGCAGCACATCCCGGTCTCGAAGTCCGGAGTAAAAGCCGTCAGGTGGTGATACGGTAA
- a CDS encoding NUDIX hydrolase, giving the protein MNNTLKDDPQAWNTLGTNYLYRKPWLTMRQDTVQLPNGRVIDDYYIWEYPPWVNVLAVTPEQQFVLIRQYRHGIGRVNYELPAGVHDKQGESLMESAKRELHEETGYGGGRWSPLLELSPNPALQNNLTSTWLAEGVELLGGQQLDATEEISVHLVSLDELRSIALDGSMLQALHVAPILKYLLTKQH; this is encoded by the coding sequence ATGAACAACACCCTGAAAGACGATCCGCAGGCCTGGAACACCCTCGGCACCAACTACCTCTACCGGAAGCCCTGGCTCACCATGCGCCAGGACACCGTACAGCTCCCCAACGGCAGGGTTATCGATGACTACTACATCTGGGAGTACCCCCCGTGGGTCAACGTGCTTGCCGTAACCCCGGAGCAGCAATTCGTTCTGATCCGCCAGTACCGTCACGGCATCGGCAGGGTAAACTATGAGCTGCCTGCCGGTGTTCACGACAAGCAGGGAGAATCACTGATGGAATCAGCAAAGCGCGAGCTGCACGAGGAGACCGGGTACGGCGGCGGCAGGTGGAGCCCGCTGCTGGAGCTCAGCCCGAACCCGGCCCTGCAGAACAACCTCACCTCCACCTGGCTGGCCGAAGGGGTTGAACTGCTTGGAGGGCAGCAGCTCGATGCAACCGAGGAGATCAGTGTGCACCTCGTATCCCTTGATGAACTCCGCTCAATTGCACTTGACGGCTCTATGCTGCAGGCCCTGCATGTTGCACCGATACTCAAATACCTTCTGACAAAACAGCACTGA
- a CDS encoding ABC transporter permease, with product MKNNRGSSPNRPDRIPEAGKGRTENRGKLFFFFFSITAFLIVMVIQSDLVVISFRSIYTAALLSITAPDALREIFTTDILEFWIGAIYLVVLPLLLALFARNALQKKSAEEIQEEREELSLGKLSLRAFMRHKIALYASAVIFVLYSAAFLAPFIAPFSPYDQQDFLVTAYQPPLSKLDALVLRQPKTLAIPMQSGSGRTIALTNSLISDLQLLKTRNEPNAIKFVNEYRIEGDSVIYLQGMRTKTIALHELAGSVKQGASGVAGGKPDFVITRTFLLGTDQYGRDILSRVIYGSKISLSIGFLVVLISVTLGTVIGVSSGYFGGWIDAVMMRIVDVLIAFPALFLILIIIATFGNSIYLIVITLSFTGWMGVARMVRSQVLSLKEQEFILAAKSLGLSDARIIFRHLAPNTLTPVIIAATLRIGSIILTEAGLSFLGLGVQPPTPSWGNIINEGRDSLLNYWWISTFPGVAILTTVVCFNLIGDGVRDALDPRMRG from the coding sequence TTGAAAAACAACAGAGGCAGCTCCCCGAACCGTCCGGACCGGATTCCTGAGGCCGGTAAAGGCAGAACAGAGAACAGAGGAAAACTCTTTTTTTTCTTTTTCTCCATTACGGCGTTTCTGATCGTAATGGTGATCCAGTCCGATCTGGTTGTTATCAGTTTCCGCTCAATCTATACCGCCGCGCTCCTCTCCATTACAGCACCTGATGCACTGCGGGAGATCTTCACCACGGATATTCTGGAGTTCTGGATCGGAGCCATCTACCTGGTGGTGCTTCCGCTCCTGCTTGCTCTTTTCGCCCGTAACGCTCTGCAAAAAAAGAGTGCTGAAGAGATACAAGAGGAACGTGAAGAGTTAAGCCTCGGCAAATTAAGCCTCAGAGCCTTCATGCGTCACAAGATAGCGCTCTATGCCTCTGCGGTGATTTTTGTGCTCTACTCGGCGGCATTCCTTGCACCCTTCATTGCCCCCTTCAGTCCCTATGACCAGCAGGACTTTCTGGTTACCGCCTACCAGCCACCGCTCTCAAAGCTTGATGCTCTGGTGCTCAGGCAGCCGAAAACCCTGGCAATACCCATGCAGAGCGGAAGCGGCAGAACCATTGCGTTGACCAACTCCCTGATCAGCGACCTGCAGCTGTTGAAAACGCGTAATGAACCCAATGCCATCAAGTTTGTCAACGAGTACCGCATCGAAGGCGATTCGGTTATCTATCTCCAGGGAATGCGCACCAAAACCATCGCCCTGCATGAACTTGCGGGATCGGTCAAACAGGGTGCATCCGGAGTTGCCGGCGGGAAACCGGATTTTGTCATCACCCGAACCTTCCTCCTCGGTACCGATCAGTACGGCCGCGACATTCTCAGCCGGGTGATCTACGGCTCGAAAATCTCGCTCTCGATCGGTTTTCTTGTTGTGCTCATCTCCGTAACCCTTGGTACCGTTATCGGCGTCTCTTCGGGATACTTCGGCGGCTGGATCGATGCGGTCATGATGCGCATTGTTGATGTGCTTATCGCATTCCCCGCTCTCTTTCTTATTCTCATCATCATTGCCACCTTCGGAAACTCCATCTATCTGATTGTCATCACCCTCTCCTTCACCGGATGGATGGGAGTCGCCAGGATGGTCAGAAGCCAGGTGCTCTCGCTCAAGGAGCAGGAGTTTATCCTGGCGGCAAAGTCGCTGGGTCTTTCGGATGCAAGAATCATCTTCCGCCATCTTGCCCCCAATACCCTCACTCCGGTCATAATAGCGGCAACGCTGCGTATCGGCAGCATTATCCTCACCGAAGCCGGACTCTCCTTTCTCGGTCTCGGTGTTCAGCCGCCCACGCCAAGCTGGGGAAACATTATCAATGAAGGGCGTGACAGCCTTTTGAACTACTGGTGGATATCGACCTTCCCCGGCGTTGCCATCCTGACTACGGTCGTCTGCTTCAACCTTATCGGTGACGGTGTGCGCGACGCCCTCGACCCGAGAATGAGAGGATAA
- a CDS encoding 50S ribosomal protein L25/general stress protein Ctc: METIVLGVEPRVIKKKDAEKLRKNGIVPAVIYHKGEETIPVSVNEIALKKLVHSAESHIIDLQFPDGKIKRSFIKQVQFHPVTDRIIHTDFQLFAADEVIELEVPVSVSGDSIGVEKGGKLQIIRHALTIKGKPEDMPDHLIVDVTALEIGHSIHVREIPMTAYAGLVISDDPDTPVITVLASKKETEAVAEVPETPAS; the protein is encoded by the coding sequence ATGGAAACCATTGTACTGGGTGTTGAGCCCCGCGTCATCAAAAAGAAAGACGCTGAAAAACTTCGCAAGAATGGAATAGTCCCCGCCGTGATCTATCATAAAGGAGAAGAGACCATTCCGGTAAGCGTCAACGAGATTGCACTGAAGAAGCTTGTGCACTCAGCCGAGTCGCATATTATCGATCTTCAGTTCCCTGACGGCAAGATCAAACGTTCGTTTATCAAGCAGGTTCAGTTCCACCCCGTAACCGACCGGATCATTCACACCGATTTTCAGCTCTTTGCGGCTGATGAGGTCATTGAGCTGGAAGTGCCGGTTTCTGTCTCCGGTGACAGCATCGGTGTCGAAAAGGGCGGCAAACTGCAGATCATCCGCCACGCACTGACCATCAAGGGTAAACCCGAAGACATGCCTGACCACCTCATTGTTGATGTTACAGCACTTGAGATCGGCCACTCCATCCATGTAAGGGAGATCCCGATGACCGCCTATGCCGGCCTCGTCATCAGTGACGATCCCGACACTCCGGTTATCACGGTCCTTGCATCGAAAAAAGAGACCGAAGCAGTTGCTGAAGTGCCGGAAACACCGGCAAGCTGA